The Vigna angularis cultivar LongXiaoDou No.4 chromosome 6, ASM1680809v1, whole genome shotgun sequence genome contains the following window.
AATAGCAATAACAAGTGACCGACTATCCTGACCAAACAACATGATCAATCTATTACAATGtggtaaaattaataatagtaataacaagTTAACCTCTTGATGAAGATTAATATATGAGTAGATCGACAAAAAATAAATTCCATCACAACTACTATATGTAAAGATTTCATGTATGACTTTAAGATAACATGATAGATTAATTACTAACTACACAGTTAttcacttattttaatataagagtattttttaCAAGTAAACCTTTAGTAAGAATTTAAACAATATTAGAAATTGAACCACTCACAACCCATAATTCACTCTATCTATAACACAACCTATTCCATACGCGATAACCACACACCTCGTGAAAGATCTCcgaaaatagaaaacatatCAAGGCtcgattaatatatatattaagtgcAATATATTTAATACAACAATTTGAAACTAGAATATTGAGGTGGAGAAGAGCCAAACTATTTgctaataaaaactaataaaaatattcattctttAATCTGCaagaacaattttaaaaagaaagcgGTGAAGGGTCAggagttaaaaaatataactgaTTTGAAACTCAAGTAGTTAAAAGAAGTAActgtaaaatattttactcatacatgattatataaataaaatcagcatttttggaaaattaagatttaaaagaaaaagtgtgtGGATATCGACGAGCAAACCCACCTGATCTGTTCCACAATTCAAATACACTTCGGCTTCTTGCCAGTTCCATCTACAGCATAGATATCAATATATGCTAAAAGACACCATTCATATTTATCCACTCATTCAGACAGAGACGCTTCTCAAATACCCACATTTGTCTACTTTAATTAACAAAATACCATAAactaaatattcataaaaactAACATGTCACgtgagacaaaaaaaattcgATTAAATAAGTTTGTTTCTCTAAGCAATTTCAGTTAAAAACATTTACatgttaaaaactaaatttatatttcagtacaacatagttttaattatttgagtgAGAGTTATGATAATGATAGTAGTTTAATTTAATGATGGACGAGAGATTTCAAAAAGATAGTGGGACAAAACAATTGCCTCTTTGTTACGGGGTTAATAATTCAATCTGGAATCTATGAAATGCAATTGGTCATTCAATTTCTTGGAGACAACTAATCAGGCTACATTATTAGACTAGGagtgtttattttctttccatGTTTTAAAGtcatgacttttttttttctttaaaaagaaGTTTATACTTAAAAGAGTTAAATCTCAAATGAGTATAAATCGATGGAAGATTTTTAATATGAGTCTgatattatattagaaaaaaaatttaaaatctaacttaattttataaaaatatgatatttatattttatttatatattataatttgattttatttttaatgaatgtaaaatttctaataaaatatacgAGAATAGTAAAATTTGTGTGAGAGATCCCAACATCATAAAGTTTAGAAGCTGTGGTTGGTACtgtgagaagagagaaaaaaaaaaaaaaattttgataataCAGCGCAGCCTTTTAAATTCCTTCCTATCTTTACCATGgttgattgtttgaatttgaaattgattgaCCTTGGATGGAAGGAAAGGGAAGTTGTACGAAACATAAATGAGTTAGTTTATTTTACTTTGATTTCATTCATAAAAATCAGTTCTGGGGTCCCCTCTTTGGGTGACTTGGCTCACTagcttttaaatttaatcacatCTTATATAATTCTAACTAAGCATTTGACAAAGAAAAACCTTTTTAAAATTCTTCTaacttgttttttaaaattaaattatatatctataaggaaagaaataaataattgaaaggCTTCCACGACAACAGAGAAAGGTCACCCACTTTAAAAGAAACCCAATGCCACATGACAAAGGGACCTAAAGAGAAAAACCTAAACAAGTAAGAGAAACAATAATGAATAAAGTGATAAACAATTCCATATGAGCCCAAACACAAATCTGGTGAGAAGAAAAAATCAAACAGAATTCTCTGAATAAGAACAAAATGATTCAAATGAAACTGGTTTTAATATtgactttaattattattatatcgtgttaataaatataatattgattgTATAATTAATGAGAATAATGAATGAGCAGAGTGGTAAATGAGTAAAATGAGGAAAAAGCAGGGACAAAGATGGAAGAAGTAGAGTTATACATACATAAAAGTGTGAAACGGCACAGTGTCTGCCGTTTCCCGATAAGCCCGGTGATTTTTGGAACAATCTCTTCTTCTATGTTCTTCTTCGCCTTCCTCTTTTCACTTCATGTTTCAGGTTTCAGCTTAACCCACTTTCAGTAGAGGTTCAACTTCGACCCTGTACTCGTACCTTCACCATAACCACAATTTTCTTTCACCATCCAAACACTCCTTTAGAACATTCTTCTGTCGCTCTTCTCTCACTCATTCTATAACGCCAGTTTTATGTTTCCATGTGCAGAGAGAGAAGCATGTGTGAGAGTAAACCGAGCTCAAAATTCAGCACCAAAACATGCTTATGAGCTCTGGTCTTGGATTTAAGGTTTTGTCTTGGACACAAACTTCTTTGTTTCTGatagaggaaaagaaaacaacGACAAAAAAAGCtcaacttttttcttcttctttctttacaTTTCAAGGTGCACTTGACAAGAAAGCATGACCATTTGGAAAATTCAACAATTCCTGAAATAACACAACAAAGGTCTATTACTCTcctaacctttttttttcttcgtaTTTATACTGTTTTAATGAGTCTGAATTTCTTGCAAATAATGAAAGGCTGTTTTTTTCTGTTGACAAAACGGTGGAACTGATCTGAAAATGCAATAATGTGTTTTAATGAGTTGATATTTGCAggttcttaatttcattttcccTTTTGGTTTTTGTTTCATTAATGGAACTCCAGGTTCACAGATCTGTGAGGTGTGAGAACGACAACCTCAGGccttgttttcttttccctttctattCTCCAGACCTCAACACCTTCCACAAAACCCGATCCAACAATGTTCAAAGTAACAAGCCTCGACCTCTTTAATTTATGCTCAAGAGTAATTGCAGTTTCCAAACTACACGCCTCAATGAAAAAGGTTATTGTGGCTTCTAATGAGATTTCGTAATGTCTGCTAATTTTAAGGACAGGAGAAAGCTATAAACAAGCAGATACAAGGCGAAGCCAAAAGGAGTTTGGTGCAGATCCGCGACCCATTTGCAAAATTTGCTGCTTTAGCTTAAAAACAAAGCGCGAAGACTTGGATCAAAGGTAGGTACATATATACAAATATGTAGGAGTTTCCAAGCATAATTTGTGTTATACCTTTTCTTAAAGTTTCATGGTTTTTAATAAAACGTTTAGGCTTATACCTTTTAAAGTGCTGAGTGTTAAGCAACATGGTCAGACTCAGATCCTATCTGCTGTGTAATAAGTGAACCTGAGAATGTTCTGAtggctttattttattttatttttataaacaagtacaaaataaataaacttctcTTGTTTTGGGGATGAtggtaataattttaatttaattttttttgttgttgttgtgggtGTGGTGTTGCTTTTGGTTTGCAGGAGGCGAGGCTGTGGCTCTGCGACCTACTCAGTCTTTTGCTTTTGAAAGGCTTTCTTTTCCTTCTGCGATTGGGAAAAGCTTTATCAAGGGCTTCTGACTTGGACCGCGATTTATCGGTGCGTAAATAAAAGGCCTTTTTATCACTACGCGGCCAAAGTACTCTCTGATTCTGAATCGTAGTCATCAATGCAAAGCACATAGCAACAACAAAAACCCCACCCTCTGTGCACTCTCTCATCCATTGGCACTTTgactctatttttcttttcttctctctccagTACTTTCCGTGGGATAAGAGAACAAGAAGAAGACCAAGTGGGGTGCGTAGCTTGGAAAAAAGCCGTGTCTGTGATATGGAAGAGGATGAGATTCAAGCACAGGCAGTGTGTAAGTTCCCTAGAGTTGGAAATGGACGGAGCGACCAATAccaagaggaggaagaagaggtAGACATAAGAAGAAGAGGTATTGGTGGCGGCGGCggcggtggtggtggaggaggaggaagtgATGCCAGCACAAACCATTTCCAAAGCAGCTGGCACCACTCTTCGAGAATCATTAGGGTGTCTCGAGCATCTGGTGGCAAAGACAGGCACAGCAAGGTGATGACCTCAAAGGGGTTAAGAGACAGAAGGGTTAGGCTCTCGGTGACCACGGCCATTCAGTTCTACGACCTTCAAGATCGCTTGGGTTATGACCAGCCCAGTAAGGCTGTGGAGTGGTTAATCAATGCTGCTTCAGATGCTATCTCAGAGCTTCCTTCTCTCAACAACCCCTTCCCTGATACCCCTAAGCAGCCAAGTGACGAGAAAAGGCCAACCAGTGGTCAACGTGGGGTTCAACCACAGGCCTTTGATGATGCAGATGGAGACACCAATTTCCTCCACCAGAGCCAAAACCAAAGCCAGAACCTCTCTCTCTCCAAGTCTGCTTGCAGCAGCACTTCCGAGACAAGCAAGGGTTCGGGCTTGTCCCTCTCTAGGTCTGAGATCCGTGTGAACCGTGTGAAGGCAAGGGAGAGGGCAAGGGTAAGAGCTGCAAAAGATAAGGGAAAAGATAGGGAcaaggagaaggagaaagagaaagaaaacgaGTCTGGCATTgcacaccaccaccaccaacaccACAATGTAAACAACCCCAACCATATGTCTCACACTGCTTCCTTCACCGAGCTTCTCACCGGTGGGATTGGGAGCACAGTAACGGTTAATCCCACGACCACAGCAAGTCCTAATGGATCATCTGTTCATCAGATCCATGAAGGTCATGACGAGGCCAATATATTCAACAAGGgaagacaacaacaacaacaacattggTCTTCGACAGTGACACCTATGGACTACTTCAGCCAAGGAGGCCTCTTGGTGGGACCTTCATCATCATCTGCAAGAAcccaacaccaacaccaacatCAATCTTCTTCAGGACAGTTCCAATTGGGACACGCCCTTCCCATCTCACCATTCAGTGGAGAAAACCACTCGGATCAGATGCAGCATTTTTCGTTCATGCCAGACCACCTTAACATGCCGGCCGTGGtgacttcttcttcttctgcttctcAACCCAGCGGGGGTGACAATTACAACCTCAACTTCAGCATCTCTTCGGGCCTTGCTGGTTTCAATAGGGGGACCCTTCAGTCCAATTCTCCGTCCTTTTTGCCTCACCTCCAGAGGTTTCAACCTTTAGACGGATCATCCAATCTACCTTTCTTCATCGGAGCTCCCGCTCCTTCTTCTGCTCCTCCAACCATTGAcagcaacaacaataacaaccaCCACCACCTTCAGTTCTCTCCCGTCTTCGATGGCCGCTTGCAACTTTGCTATGGCGACGGAACAAGGCATTCTGACCACAAGGGCAAGGGAAAGAACTAAGTTCCCCGGGAACACCACGTTTATTTTCTTCCTGGTAAGACAAAAATAAACTCTcctcatctttttctttccttttcctaTTTCGTTCTTGTTTTTGTTCGGTACATAGTAGTTGATTTTgctgtcatttttttttctgttattgtTTTCGATCGGTGCATAGTCCTTCCTCGTATCAACTATCAttctatgttttgttttaaCATCGATTAAAAAGGACTAGTAGTTTCATAAAATGAACATTATTATTACCGTTGATTATTGCAAACGACGTAGTACaaaaagatatattatattgaaaagtataaataaaatgtagccgatactaattaattttaaaataaaacaacagtTAGACTTTATTTTCGTCTTAAACCATATACTTATTATATGACAGAGGAGCAGCAGCTAATTAGCTGTCATTTTTTTCCCTTACTCGTCGATATGTTTATGCATTGCCACTTGTAAGCCTTTGAGGATATTTaataatgtgtgtgtgtgtgagagagagagagagagcgtGTGTTtggttaatttatttaatgaatttgaaagagGGTGGTCATGGATTGATGTGTTGAATGAATGCATTGTGCAATACCAGGAGCCGTTTGCTTTCTTGGTTAGCATAAACAAGTTGGGCAGAGAGCATAGTTATATAATGGGATGCtatctgtttatatttttgtcttaCTGGTGCATGGATTGGCGTGAATAGCGTTTCCACTGTTTGTCTCCTTTTTTGTTCTCTGCTTCTCCTTGGTTCCCTTTCTCTATGGCATTGGTGAGTCCGTGCCAAGTGTAGCTTTTTATTCTGGTAAATACAACAAACACCATGTGTGCAATAGCAGCTTAATCACTTTTCTgccaaaaccaaaacaaaaaatggcTTTAAGATCCCAATTCAATTTTTCACTCCCCAACCCTGCACTGCACATGACACGTCCCACAATTTCACTCCCCAATCGCATTCTCACCTTCTCCCACCAACTTCCTTCCATTTCGATAGCAAAACCACTCGTTTATGACCTTTTTCATCTACTCAAACAACCTCCATGCACGTCCCACAACTTTTCACCCTTCAACCACAAACCAACTCATGTATataatacacacacacatgccTACTATCTGTTGCTATGTAAATAGTCTTTTACTGTTCTTTCACCCTAACCGAGAAAaacatttcattattttatttttactgcaATTTTAAGTAATTTGCCTATCATGCCccttttagttttttctttccaaacaatttccaatgcataatgaaatgaaaaacaagTGTATATTTGGGGAAAAAATGTTatcttgaaattttaaaaatgacataaaaagaacaaattttccTTAAAAATGACTGTTATATAATACAGAGGGAGTAGTATAAAAATGGGGGAGGTATATCTATAATTACAAGTGTGTTTAAGTAATGCTGACTTTAagaaaaatttatgtaaaaatgtAGGTGGCATACCATGAATGTTATAAATGTCCTTACCTGTGTGTGAGTGTTTGGTTCTTTTCctacattattatattaaatttacgTTGTATGTTATTGGTAGCACTCATTTGAACACAAATGAAACGTCATTATTGGTTAATGATGTGTTCGAATTGAATTAGAATAGCACATTAATGCTTTTTACGATACACTCTCTTCTTTTGAAGTTATCTCTAATTGAACAGCATATTTTCATTGAAAAACAATACTACTATTAACTTTaactttccttttttttgtatttttaaaagtattatgtGCATTATGCACACATAAAATAGACAGTGTACAAATTTCCAATAAAAGAACATATATCAACGtgcaaaaataatatataaaatcagaaacaaatgtaattttaattgcAAGTATAATTATCACTATCTTTAAGGAGTCGATGCAATTAATTCTCTTGACATAATGGATGTATATAATTACTGGATGGCAAAGTACTACTAATGATACATTGGAACAATGAATTATTGgtttagaaaagaaaagggacaaTGAAGAATTTAGCATAGATTTTTATCAGAATTGTGCTACTAATACATTACTTCTTTTTTTGTGAGGATAATTATGTTTAGAGATGCTTTTAAATAGATAGTATAGCGAGGTTAGAGAAGAGACAGAaggataattatattttgtaaactGTGATTATAATTTTGGTAGTATGAATAAGAAATGTGCCACACCTCATTCCTTCCAGGCATGGTTCAAATCCAAAATTGCATTTCtctaaaatcttttattttagcTTAATTTCTAGGACATTTCTATCAAACTAAGAATTGAGAATaagttattttgaatatatctTTCTTGTCTCAGCCAAAGATTATAATAGAAGTTATGAGTAACCAATATAATGCAAATTTACTGTTTAAAGTCCCTGGTATGTGACAACTTTTTATTTGTAGTATGTAATAAATTAGAtaccaaataaattataaaattttggtttaagtcttggaaaaaagaaaagtatataCACGTGAACAGTAGAACCGACTTAGGTAATATAGgggatttaaataaaaatatttaatttattaggtacctaatttgaaaaaaaaaagttattgcgTACTCCaaactaaaattgaatgtaTTATGGGGACCTAAACCTTGTTTAAGTATTATTAATACCTCAAAAGATGAATCTATAATTCTCAACAGGTTGAAGattccaaattttaaaatatgattaaattctAGCATTTAAGTAAATGCAAAGGATTGAATTAAACTTCAACCATTTTATAGGATGATAAAAAAGTAGTCATTAAATAACCATCCTAATAAATAATAACCCGTCAGTGAACACATCTAATACaaaggaaaacaaataaaattattttcaatactttaagaacatcatataaaattattatgcCCATCTAGTCTCTTTCTTTTGGGTCTCTTTAGAGCCACCCTATCATTTTAAATAAGGACCTTGTCCTCAGGGCTGaataataccaaaaaaaaagaaaataaaatgacttaAGGATTTTATAggattatcttaaaatattaaaatcagtatttatagtataatttagttttactGTAATTTCCTTTATTATATTCTGTACAGGGGGGAATGAGAAATAGAAATGTAAAAcgtaatacaaaaaaaaaaagaaaaaaactaatttgtagTGGTTAATGCACACAACATAAGGATATGAGCCCTATTTGGCTTGTTGGTTCATAAGGTTTAACCAAGTTGATGGATATATTTGACATTTAGGTTATATCAtataaaccttttttttctacacttagtcttttgttttgttttatatctCAAGGTAATTTCTAAAACTAAATAGGAAACGGggatttttttattgtgtagtCATTGTTTTTCAATAAATGAAATGTgctcttaaatatttttagaataaagtACAAATGTATCATTTAAAATTGTAGAGAAGAGAGTGAGTAACCACAGATTAATTTTGAAAGATATCCATGAAGAAAATATGTATACAGAACAGTATAAAGAATTTGATATCAAAATCAAATGCTCCTTGAGCTTGAAACAGTAAAATTGTTTATTGAGCATACACTTTGTCTCAGCAAGAATGAGCATGCTAATTGTTTTTACCAAAAATCAAACATCTTTGGACCAAACTCTCAATGGGCTAAGATCTTGAATCTCTTGATGTATGAGGTGAGTTGTGGAGAACACCAAAAGGAGGGTTACTTAAGAATGACGTTCAAGTCACTAAGCGAAAAAGAGAATTATGAGTATGTAAATATGAATATTGAAAGAGTGAGTCTCCCTCTTATGGGAATGTTTTTATATAGCTTTGTCTCTTGGTTAATGATATAGATCTTATGATGTTGTAACCAAATCGGTGGTATCTTCCGCTTATGTTCAATAATCTGTGCACATGATGGAATCTTCACATATATGAGAACCTTGTTGCAGTGCTAAGTGAACTTTAACTGAAGTACTGATACAATTAATCTTAGTTAGAGTTCGTTTTGAAATGAATGGAACTAGGAGTTGGATCACTTCAAGATACTGATTCTTCTATACAGattgtttcttatttattatatggCTTTAGGCCCTGTAATGTATTTAGATTGGATCATCGTTGCTCTTTCTCACTTTTCattaatttccttttctttcttcatgaCTATAGTTATTTGTTAGTAAAAGGGTGAATTATAACTACAGATTTTGACCCAATTGACATCAGCCTCAAAAGGATAGAGAAGTTAGTATGATGATTGAGATCTTTACTCTTACCTACCTCGACTTAAGTATGAGTTAGGAATAGATGTATTACACATATAAGTTTTCGATAAATGAAGCAGTACAATTTTGAAAAGCCTCAAATATTGTTCACAGAGGTTTAAGATGTTTTGGATTTTATGTTCTGGAGAAGGGCAGAAAATTTATTGATCAGTATTGATCAGGGCAAGAAAGTAGTTCACTAGTAAGCAATGAAGGATGTGATGTTTTAAGTGAAAGAAATTGGTTAAGGAAATGGAAAGTTTGGAACTGAGTGGATTCAGAATATCACATTATAGAAGCAAGAAGAGAAAAGTGGACTCATGCTGAAAATTTGGAATTTGCAACAAAAAAGTGTGCTATTTTCTCAGTACCGTAAGAACTGTATTCCtaaccattttatattataataaaaaggcGATAGATTCAAAAGTATAGACAGCTGAACAGAGAAGGACAAGGGAATAGCAGAAATTTCTGTTCAGTTTAAGGTGTCTTTGTTTATTCAGCACATCTTGCCATAACTTGAGTCACTGACCTTGCTGGTTGAATTTTGAGTTTTGGTTTTATgccatatatatttaaaaggtcacacatttttataaattgaacTCCAGGTTGAGACTGCTCTACTGATCATACATTTCTAAATTATGATAAACTGTTAAGTTTTGTAAGTTACTATTCATTGATATTTGCATACGTTGGGAGTCACTGTTTTCCAAATTTGATGTGGAGGAGTTAAGTTAGACATAAGGAAATGCATATTATGTGTTGTTAGCCAAAAATCTCTACTTTCCATAATCATAATGAAACTTCtgagttgttttttatttacatttttgcAGGGATTGTGGTCTTTGTTTTTTGTAGGAGCAGCAAGTTGTGTCCCCAGCTTGGCTTCTGCATAATGGAGGATAAGTTGCTGTCATCAAGTATTGTTGgtgtttttttttggataatttTGAGTCATTCAATTACACTGAGTATTTGGATATCTATTAAGTTATGCAGCGTGCATAGTACTTTGTTATGGATAAATGTAAAAGAATGTTGCTTGaagatattttcattttctaaaatattgatTCTGAAGTTGCTTGTACCGTTTGGTTGGGAAGATCTGTAGGAAACTAAAAACTTCAAATTTCTAGTGCCCTTTCCCATGGCACACTTTtataaaggataaaaaaaaaaattcttttggcAACCATCAATATTTTTCTTCCCTAAGACTTTTGCTTCTGATTTTGGTGAATACTTGTGTTCATATGAATAGTTGTTATAGAGAAAATTAAGAACTTTTTGAGGTAAACCTTTTTGGATAAAgcaatttgtaaaagttatttattattagcTTTTCAAAATCGTATTGTTTTAACCTATGTTAATTTTGActtataaaaaacttaatttgtttattatttagaaatttGGCTGAAGAATCCTTAATATCTTTTTTGTAAATTTGGCTATCTTATTTTTCTGactatgttaaaatttaaattatattgatgaaattttaattttaaatataacagtttagtaaataaataaaaattatagtaCATGTATATGTTCcaataatagttattttattaaatatgtcaGAAGATAAATTTAACCTGATTCATTTATGTTGAACGTAAAATAAGTCAAGAAAAATTTGTTAGGTGGTTAAGtaatccttttttttatttggtttaatttattttacagaCTTTTCCAAGTTACTACATTAAACCAAACCTGTTTTAAATTGCTATACAAACAACATTAACCTAATTATATTATTGACCAAACATAACTTAGGATTAcgatacaaatatttttttttttgtaaaatgcTCCAAAGTTTGCTAAAAATTACAATCTTTGATTTCTCTTTCGGAAATATTTAAATCTTACTAATATTTCTGcttgtttgataaaaaaaaaacattgatcaTTTATTAAGTTTCCAAacaactaaatatatatttgtttttctttaatgttttctctataaaatgttgaaaaaaataggATATATCATTATTCTTCTTGTCTGTCTTGCACATGTCAAATTCAATTGGTAATGGattgatattattttgtaaattatagAATTTCGTGTTGTAAacgaaaagtaagaaaaaaattgtcaacacttaagtaagaaaaattaataaatactattttaaatatgtgtaattatttttataaaaaatttaaatgttatatgATAAGAAGTTATTGTTTaggtgaaaattttgaaaaaaaaaagtgaaatttaataaatttatgatagtaatttgattatttaaaagttataaaagttttatatttcaacaaaataacttaaaagttttttacattttcgcttctttcaaatttatatatttttcatatgttATGTTTGACTTGATCCTATGCAgggtatttttttgtttaatttagtaaAACATTAATCGTTCGTCTAAGGTCAAATTTTTACTAATATTGGCAtatgtttcttttaaattaaatttaattgtgattttttgtttatcttataCTACTTATTCCCCATAAAGTTAAACTAAAGTTTCCTTAAACCAGATCGTTATGTTATGATTACCTTATACCAGCTTTTGATTTTTTGAAGTTCCACAGAACTGgattattattaatgatttagAAACATACGTGTTTACTTAGTAAAGGGGTGCATTTAACAACTCTCATTTTTTCTAGTCCAGAATCACCCGAACAGGGAAGAAAAGCCCACGCGGGAAGGCGATGCAAGCCCAATAACAAAATCCGAAATTTAGATTGATTCCTGGTAATTGATAACTCAAACCATTTTTGGAACTGAAATTCTGTGTTTCTTCTATATTACACAAGTAGAATTATAGACTCTCCATTCTGTGTACCTTTCTTGGCCCTTGAAAAGTGGATTTGAGATCATTTTCGATGAAT
Protein-coding sequences here:
- the LOC108342862 gene encoding transcription factor TCP2; protein product: MEEDEIQAQAVCKFPRVGNGRSDQYQEEEEEVDIRRRGIGGGGGGGGGGGGSDASTNHFQSSWHHSSRIIRVSRASGGKDRHSKVMTSKGLRDRRVRLSVTTAIQFYDLQDRLGYDQPSKAVEWLINAASDAISELPSLNNPFPDTPKQPSDEKRPTSGQRGVQPQAFDDADGDTNFLHQSQNQSQNLSLSKSACSSTSETSKGSGLSLSRSEIRVNRVKARERARVRAAKDKGKDRDKEKEKEKENESGIAHHHHQHHNVNNPNHMSHTASFTELLTGGIGSTVTVNPTTTASPNGSSVHQIHEGHDEANIFNKGRQQQQQHWSSTVTPMDYFSQGGLLVGPSSSSARTQHQHQHQSSSGQFQLGHALPISPFSGENHSDQMQHFSFMPDHLNMPAVVTSSSSASQPSGGDNYNLNFSISSGLAGFNRGTLQSNSPSFLPHLQRFQPLDGSSNLPFFIGAPAPSSAPPTIDSNNNNNHHHLQFSPVFDGRLQLCYGDGTRHSDHKGKGKN